A region from the Hippoglossus hippoglossus isolate fHipHip1 chromosome 18, fHipHip1.pri, whole genome shotgun sequence genome encodes:
- the LOC117751853 gene encoding nephronectin isoform X2 gives MITRVSLVLLSWLLTWSRAQLLDSNSWLSDGLCHYGNSVDCCWGWRQMDGGSCQPHCQQGCKHGECVGPDRCKCHPGYSGKACNQDLNECGLKPRPCKHRCMNTPGSYKCYCLDGYTLQPDGSCKNTLTCYHANCQYGCAVSKGVVRCTCPSPGLRLGPDRRTCIDIDECAFGGGGGMCPRRRKCVNTFGSFLCKCHLGFKLTYMNGRYMCIDKDTRPFCSLNPSSPKCRCKDGGCEALPRVTLEPQRPRTTIPIIPLSTAAPLTTAQPVTTTTTTAATTLPATSAATTTTAVPTTTTITPVIITTPVTTPDTTTPVTTTTTPVTTPDTTTSDTTTPVTTPVTTTPVTTPDTTTPVTTPDTTTTPETTPVTTPVTTPVTTTPVTTPDTTTTPETTPVTTPVTTTDTITTTNTTPATTPDTTTTPETTPVTTPDTTPDTTTTPETIPVTTTPVTTPESTPVTTPDTTTPDTTTPDTTPTLPTTISMVTTTLNNRINKDVTLKQRGDVHIPRHPDLNQVWEFDIELGNTSDDARDDPDAGVLHCTFDHGLCDWLSDREGDLHWETSHNPAGGQYLSVPELKAGQRSIRGARLTVQIVPPWSHGDLCFSFSHWLTGHHVGVLQLYIRKRGRGHRYSPALWSRTGGHGWRHTQVTLTTHRLDRVLLKAERRLGQRGQIAVDDVTLRQGACR, from the exons ATGATAACCCGGGTCAGCCTGGTTCTTCTGTCCTGGTTGTTAACATGGAGCAGAGCTCAGCTGCTGGATTCTAACAG CTGGTTGTCCGATGGTCTCTGTCACTATGGCAACAGCGTGGATTGTTGCTGGGGCTGGAGACAGATGGACGGAGGAAGTTGTCAAC ctcacTGTCAGCAGGGCTGTAAACATGGAGAGTGTGTCGGACCAGACAGATGTAAATGTCACCCCGGATACAGTGGCAAGGCCTGTAACCAAG atctGAACGAGTGTGGTCTGAAGCCTCGGCCCTGTAAACATCGCTGCATGAACACACCGGGCAGCTACAAGTGTTACTGTCTGGACGGATACACACTGCAGCCGGATGGCAGCTGCAAGA ATACGCTGACCTGTTACCATGCCAACTGTCAGTATGGCTGTGCGGTATCAAAGGGGGTGGTCCGCTGCACCTGTCCGTCGCCAGGGTTACGGCTGGGACCAGACAGACGAACCTGTATCG acatCGATGAGTGTGCGttcggcggcggcggcggcatgTGTCCTCGTCGCAGGAAGTGTGTGAACACATTTGGCAGCTTTTTGTGTAAATGTCACCTCGGCTTCAAACTCACGTACATGAACGGACGCTACATGTGCATCg ATAAAGACACTCGTCCGTTCTGCTCTCTGAACCCGTCCTCTCCCAAGTGCAGGTGTAAAGATGGTGGCTGTGAAG cTCTACCCAGAGTCACTCTGGAGCCTCAAAGACCAAGAACTACAATTCCCATCATCCCCCtctccactgctgctcctcttaCTACAGCTCAGCCTGTcaccaccacaaccaccacaGCAGCAACTACTCTACCAGCTACGTCTGCAGCTACAACTACCACTGCAGTACCGACTACTACCACTATTACACCTGTTATTATTACTACACCTGTTACTACACCTGATACTACTACACCTGTTACTACCACTACTACACCTGTTACTACACCTGATACTACTACATCTGATACTACTACGCCTGTAACTACACCTGTTACTACTACACCTGTAACTACACCTGATACTACTACACCTGTAACTACACCTGATACTACTACCACACCTGAGACTACACCTGTTACTACACCTGTAACTACACCTGTTACTACTACACCTGTAACTACACCTGATACTACTACTACACCTGAGACTACACCTGTAACAACACCTGTAACTACAACTGATACTATTACTACAACTAATACTACACCTGCAACTACACCTGATACTACTACTACACCTGAGACTACACCTGTAACTACACCTGATACTACACCTGATACTACTACTACACCTGAGACTATACCTGTAACTACTACACCTGTAACTACACCTGAGTCTACACCTGTGACTACACCTGATACTACTACACCTGATACTACTACACCTGATACTACACCGACGCTGCCCACCACCATCTCCATGGTAACAACTACATTGAACAACAGGATCAACAAAGACGTGACACTCAAGCAGAGAGGAGATGTGCaca tcccTCGACATCCCGACCTCAACCAGGTGTGGGAGTTTGATATCGAGCTCGGAAACACCTCTGACGACGCCAGAGACGATCCTG atgctGGTGTGCTCCACTGTACCTTCGACCACGGACTCTGTGATTGGTtgtcagacagagagggagatcTTCACTGGGAAACGTCTCATAACCCTGcag GTGGACAATACCTGTCGGTCCCAGAGCTGAAGGCAGGACAGAGGAGCATCCGCGGCGCCCGATTGACTGTCCAAATAGTCCCACCCTGGAGCCATGGCGAcctgtgtttctccttctcccatTGGCTAACAGGGCATCATGTGGGCGTGCTGCAGCTGTACATCAGGAAGAGAGGACGAGGTCACAG ATATAGCCCCGCCCTGTGGAGCAGGACAGGTGGGCACGGCTGGAGACACACCCAGGTTACCTTGACAACGCATCGTCTGGATAGG gtGTTGTTAAAGGCGGAGCGACGACTCGGACAGCGAGGACAAATCGCTGTCGATGATGTCACTCTGAGGCAGGGGGCGTGTCGATGA
- the LOC117751853 gene encoding nephronectin isoform X3 — protein MDGGSCQPHCQQGCKHGECVGPDRCKCHPGYSGKACNQDLNECGLKPRPCKHRCMNTPGSYKCYCLDGYTLQPDGSCKNTLTCYHANCQYGCAVSKGVVRCTCPSPGLRLGPDRRTCIDIDECAFGGGGGMCPRRRKCVNTFGSFLCKCHLGFKLTYMNGRYMCIDKDTRPFCSLNPSSPKCRCKDGGCEALPRVTLEPQRPRTTIPIIPLSTAAPLTTAQPVTTTTTTAATTLPATSAATTTTAVPTTTTITPVIITTPVTTPDTTTPVTTTTTPVTTPDTTTSDTTTPVTTPVTTTPVTTPDTTTPVTTPDTTTTPETTPVTTPVTTPVTTTPVTTPDTTTTPETTPVTTPVTTTDTITTTNTTPATTPDTTTTPETTPVTTPDTTPDTTTTPETIPVTTTPVTTPESTPVTTPDTTTPDTTTPDTTPTLPTTISMVTTTLNNRINKDVTLKQRGDVHIPRHPDLNQVWEFDIELGNTSDDARDDPDAGVLHCTFDHGLCDWLSDREGDLHWETSHNPAGGQYLSVPELKAGQRSIRGARLTVQIVPPWSHGDLCFSFSHWLTGHHVGVLQLYIRKRGRGHRYSPALWSRTGGHGWRHTQVTLTTHRLDRVLLKAERRLGQRGQIAVDDVTLRQGACR, from the exons ATGGACGGAGGAAGTTGTCAAC ctcacTGTCAGCAGGGCTGTAAACATGGAGAGTGTGTCGGACCAGACAGATGTAAATGTCACCCCGGATACAGTGGCAAGGCCTGTAACCAAG atctGAACGAGTGTGGTCTGAAGCCTCGGCCCTGTAAACATCGCTGCATGAACACACCGGGCAGCTACAAGTGTTACTGTCTGGACGGATACACACTGCAGCCGGATGGCAGCTGCAAGA ATACGCTGACCTGTTACCATGCCAACTGTCAGTATGGCTGTGCGGTATCAAAGGGGGTGGTCCGCTGCACCTGTCCGTCGCCAGGGTTACGGCTGGGACCAGACAGACGAACCTGTATCG acatCGATGAGTGTGCGttcggcggcggcggcggcatgTGTCCTCGTCGCAGGAAGTGTGTGAACACATTTGGCAGCTTTTTGTGTAAATGTCACCTCGGCTTCAAACTCACGTACATGAACGGACGCTACATGTGCATCg ATAAAGACACTCGTCCGTTCTGCTCTCTGAACCCGTCCTCTCCCAAGTGCAGGTGTAAAGATGGTGGCTGTGAAG cTCTACCCAGAGTCACTCTGGAGCCTCAAAGACCAAGAACTACAATTCCCATCATCCCCCtctccactgctgctcctcttaCTACAGCTCAGCCTGTcaccaccacaaccaccacaGCAGCAACTACTCTACCAGCTACGTCTGCAGCTACAACTACCACTGCAGTACCGACTACTACCACTATTACACCTGTTATTATTACTACACCTGTTACTACACCTGATACTACTACACCTGTTACTACCACTACTACACCTGTTACTACACCTGATACTACTACATCTGATACTACTACGCCTGTAACTACACCTGTTACTACTACACCTGTAACTACACCTGATACTACTACACCTGTAACTACACCTGATACTACTACCACACCTGAGACTACACCTGTTACTACACCTGTAACTACACCTGTTACTACTACACCTGTAACTACACCTGATACTACTACTACACCTGAGACTACACCTGTAACAACACCTGTAACTACAACTGATACTATTACTACAACTAATACTACACCTGCAACTACACCTGATACTACTACTACACCTGAGACTACACCTGTAACTACACCTGATACTACACCTGATACTACTACTACACCTGAGACTATACCTGTAACTACTACACCTGTAACTACACCTGAGTCTACACCTGTGACTACACCTGATACTACTACACCTGATACTACTACACCTGATACTACACCGACGCTGCCCACCACCATCTCCATGGTAACAACTACATTGAACAACAGGATCAACAAAGACGTGACACTCAAGCAGAGAGGAGATGTGCaca tcccTCGACATCCCGACCTCAACCAGGTGTGGGAGTTTGATATCGAGCTCGGAAACACCTCTGACGACGCCAGAGACGATCCTG atgctGGTGTGCTCCACTGTACCTTCGACCACGGACTCTGTGATTGGTtgtcagacagagagggagatcTTCACTGGGAAACGTCTCATAACCCTGcag GTGGACAATACCTGTCGGTCCCAGAGCTGAAGGCAGGACAGAGGAGCATCCGCGGCGCCCGATTGACTGTCCAAATAGTCCCACCCTGGAGCCATGGCGAcctgtgtttctccttctcccatTGGCTAACAGGGCATCATGTGGGCGTGCTGCAGCTGTACATCAGGAAGAGAGGACGAGGTCACAG ATATAGCCCCGCCCTGTGGAGCAGGACAGGTGGGCACGGCTGGAGACACACCCAGGTTACCTTGACAACGCATCGTCTGGATAGG gtGTTGTTAAAGGCGGAGCGACGACTCGGACAGCGAGGACAAATCGCTGTCGATGATGTCACTCTGAGGCAGGGGGCGTGTCGATGA
- the LOC117751843 gene encoding mucin-5AC-like: MEYHSGGSLPLLGRPRYCPGANANGGYLCETGHCCGETGCCTYYYELWWFWLLWTILILFSCCCAYRHRRAKLRVQQQQRQREISLLAYHGANSYPSSMLDLSFLASLKLPSYEEVAAQPSTPPPPYSSVFTTPRYPQPPRTADPHLLTQHGPLLHRPLSDGPSSLSSDNSSSCSCDSCCPSSPCSSSLSAPVTYETDTSHASTPSEVAPLTLDVTMETITAAASCLEVNETRFASERIVASVAIDIDEVDAAGAQEPQDSSVPNQTVTVAVVTRAASPQPPSSPGSEMALIVGTTSPIKQQLDLRPCTTVVSTCSSSILPCPSVVDSALPSIQVISVEFPAEGPRTTPAPIITLKSSPSTPTDDTSKRLTAELTVETLNLTRTFDTSNVPSSPTSVPSPDIERTLALLTGSAGLPTLDPNPSLVPIPAPSTLTQAPDPVPTNQAGDTINFTCPEVEPSNLTPISDPLLPSNHTPVLDSQTKTTLVPLSTFNPGITPSHSTLTLAADAAPILPTLAHCQIPELSLVSGLTSVPPCPISDLPQHPGAVAGLVSCLNPDTESGPCLVLAQLFTVPTPSSSCPAITIQSESYFAPSQSPPSAISPSSSSSLPSRPFLSSQQAPASTSLPAPALLLDPLTALHQSDKGGSSSGHASSLSPSPRATQSPPKQTLFSPCVDVFEPGPPHWEDGEENQEEEDNEDEDDDMGADESQYRHRRLTGDSGIEVCRCRVEKEDDDEEEEEEEQRAERMEDSRRGGGGGERDKKGGGNTDLHDSVDCPARGQITTGEELTLCNPTSSTTPTSEDSGEVVIVMETV, encoded by the exons ATGGAGTACCACTCCGGTGGTAGCCTGCCCCTGCTGGGGAGACCGCGGTACTGTCCTGGGGCCAACGCTAACGGAGGATACCTGTGTGAGACGGGACACTGCTGCGGAGAGACTGGCTGCTGCACCTACTACTACGAACTCTGGT GGTTCTGGCTGCTGTGGACCATCCTCATCCTGTTCAGTTGCTGCTGTGCCTACCGACACCGCCGAGCCAAACTcagagtccagcagcagcagaggcagagagagatcAGTCTGCTGGCCTATCACGGAGCCAACTCCTACCCCTCCTCCATGCTGGACCTCA GTTTCCTGGCGTCTCTGAAGCTGCCGTCCTATGAGGAAGTGGCGGCTCaaccctccacccctcctccaccctaCAGCTCTGTGTTCACCACTCCACGCTACCCACAGCCCCCTCGTACCGCAGACCCCCACCTGCTCACGCAACATGGCCCTCTGCTGCACCGACCGCTCAGCGATGGTCCATCCTCTCTCAGCTCTGATAACAG CTCCAGTTGTTCCTGTGACTCCTGCTGCCCCTCCTCTCCATGTAGCTCCTCCTTATCAGCGCCTGTCACGTATGAGACTGACACAAGCCACGCCTCCACTCCGAGTGAGGTGGCTCCCCTCACACTTgatgtcaccatggaaaccatcACTGCTGCGGCTTCCTGCTTAGAGGTAAATGAGACACGATTTGCTTCTGAGAGGATTGTGGCCTCAGTGGCCATTGACATCGATGAGGTGGATGCTGCCGGAGCTCAGGAACCTCAGGACTCATCGGTTCCCAACCAGACTGTTACTGTGGCCGTAGTTACCAGGGCGGCCTCCCCTCAGCCTCCATCCTCTCCTGGTTCAGAAATGGCCCTTATTGTTGGAACTACATCTCCCATAAAGCAACAGCTTGATCTAAGACCATGTACAACGGTAGTTAGCACTTGTAGCTCCAGTATACTCCCTTGTCCAAGTGTTGTTGACTCAGCACTCCCTTCCATCCAAGTAATAAGCGTTGAGTTCCCAGCTGAGGGCCCTAGAACTACCCCTGCTCCGATAATTACACTAAAGTCCAGCCCTTCTACTCCAACAGACGACACTTCTAAAAGGCTGACAGCCGAACTTACTGTAGAGACCCTCAATTTAACAAGGACTTTTGATACATCCAACGTTCCTAGTAGCCCAACTTCAGTACCGTCTCCAGATATTGAAAGAACTTTGGCCTTGCTTACAGGCTCTGCTGGTCTCCCAACCCTGGACCCAAATCCTAGCCTTGTGCCAATCCCAGCACCTTCAACCCTTACCCAAGCTCCAGACCCAGTGCCTACAAACCAAGCCGGAGACACTATAAACTTTACCTGTCCAGAAGTAGAACCCTCTAACCTTACCCCCATTTCAGACCCACTGTTACCTTCAAACCATACCCCAGTGCTAGACTCACAAACTAAAACTACCCTTGTTCCGCTTTCCACATTTAACCCTGGTATAACTCCTTCACATTCTACCCTTACCTTAGCCGCAGATGCAGCACCCATTTTACCCACCTTAGCCCATTGCCAGATCCCAGAGCTGTCACTGGTGTCAGGTCTAACTTCGGTTCCTCCTTGCCCAATTTCAGACTTGCCCCAACACCCAGGGGCTGTAGCTGGTCTTGTATCTTGTCTCAATCCGGATACTGAATCGGGTCCTTGTCTGGTCCTGGCTCAATTGTTCACCGTCCCAACaccttcttcctcctgtccAGCCATAACCATACAGTCTGAATCTTATTTTGCTCCCTCTCAGTCGCCCCCTTCAGCCATATCCCcgtcttcatcctcatcccttcCCTCTCGTCCATTTCTCTCCTCCCAACAAGCCCCggcctccacctccctcccagCCCCAGCTTTACTTCTGGACCCACTCACTGCTCTACACCAGTCTGACAAAGGTGGATCTTCCTCCGGCCATGCTTCCTCACTCTCCCCCTCACCTCGTGCCACTCAGTCCCCTCCGAAACAGACTCTCTTCTCCCCCTGTGTGGATGTCTTTGAACCAGGGCCTCCCCACTGGGAGGACGGAGAAGAgaatcaggaggaggaggacaatgaggatgaagatgatgacatGGGAGCTGATGAGAGCCAGTATAGACATCGACGACTGACTGGTGACTCTGGAATCGAGGTGTGTAGGTGTCGGGTAGAgaaggaagatgatgatgaggaggaggaggaggaagaacagaggGCGGAAAGGATGGAGGACAgtaggagaggaggaggaggaggggagagggataAAAAAGGAGGTGGAAACACTGATCTCCATGATAGTGTGGACTGCCCTGCCAGAGGTCAGATAACCACAGGGGAGGAACTGACACTGTGTAACCCCACCTCCTCAACCACGCCAACTTCGGAGGACAGTGGTGAAGTCGTCATTGTCATGGAGACGGTTTGA
- the LOC117751853 gene encoding nephronectin isoform X1, with product MITRVSLVLLSWLLTWSRAQLLDSNSWAAQAWLSDGLCHYGNSVDCCWGWRQMDGGSCQPHCQQGCKHGECVGPDRCKCHPGYSGKACNQDLNECGLKPRPCKHRCMNTPGSYKCYCLDGYTLQPDGSCKNTLTCYHANCQYGCAVSKGVVRCTCPSPGLRLGPDRRTCIDIDECAFGGGGGMCPRRRKCVNTFGSFLCKCHLGFKLTYMNGRYMCIDKDTRPFCSLNPSSPKCRCKDGGCEALPRVTLEPQRPRTTIPIIPLSTAAPLTTAQPVTTTTTTAATTLPATSAATTTTAVPTTTTITPVIITTPVTTPDTTTPVTTTTTPVTTPDTTTSDTTTPVTTPVTTTPVTTPDTTTPVTTPDTTTTPETTPVTTPVTTPVTTTPVTTPDTTTTPETTPVTTPVTTTDTITTTNTTPATTPDTTTTPETTPVTTPDTTPDTTTTPETIPVTTTPVTTPESTPVTTPDTTTPDTTTPDTTPTLPTTISMVTTTLNNRINKDVTLKQRGDVHIPRHPDLNQVWEFDIELGNTSDDARDDPDAGVLHCTFDHGLCDWLSDREGDLHWETSHNPAGGQYLSVPELKAGQRSIRGARLTVQIVPPWSHGDLCFSFSHWLTGHHVGVLQLYIRKRGRGHRYSPALWSRTGGHGWRHTQVTLTTHRLDRVLLKAERRLGQRGQIAVDDVTLRQGACR from the exons ATGATAACCCGGGTCAGCCTGGTTCTTCTGTCCTGGTTGTTAACATGGAGCAGAGCTCAGCTGCTGGATTCTAACAG CTGGGCAGCCCAGGCCTGGTTGTCCGATGGTCTCTGTCACTATGGCAACAGCGTGGATTGTTGCTGGGGCTGGAGACAGATGGACGGAGGAAGTTGTCAAC ctcacTGTCAGCAGGGCTGTAAACATGGAGAGTGTGTCGGACCAGACAGATGTAAATGTCACCCCGGATACAGTGGCAAGGCCTGTAACCAAG atctGAACGAGTGTGGTCTGAAGCCTCGGCCCTGTAAACATCGCTGCATGAACACACCGGGCAGCTACAAGTGTTACTGTCTGGACGGATACACACTGCAGCCGGATGGCAGCTGCAAGA ATACGCTGACCTGTTACCATGCCAACTGTCAGTATGGCTGTGCGGTATCAAAGGGGGTGGTCCGCTGCACCTGTCCGTCGCCAGGGTTACGGCTGGGACCAGACAGACGAACCTGTATCG acatCGATGAGTGTGCGttcggcggcggcggcggcatgTGTCCTCGTCGCAGGAAGTGTGTGAACACATTTGGCAGCTTTTTGTGTAAATGTCACCTCGGCTTCAAACTCACGTACATGAACGGACGCTACATGTGCATCg ATAAAGACACTCGTCCGTTCTGCTCTCTGAACCCGTCCTCTCCCAAGTGCAGGTGTAAAGATGGTGGCTGTGAAG cTCTACCCAGAGTCACTCTGGAGCCTCAAAGACCAAGAACTACAATTCCCATCATCCCCCtctccactgctgctcctcttaCTACAGCTCAGCCTGTcaccaccacaaccaccacaGCAGCAACTACTCTACCAGCTACGTCTGCAGCTACAACTACCACTGCAGTACCGACTACTACCACTATTACACCTGTTATTATTACTACACCTGTTACTACACCTGATACTACTACACCTGTTACTACCACTACTACACCTGTTACTACACCTGATACTACTACATCTGATACTACTACGCCTGTAACTACACCTGTTACTACTACACCTGTAACTACACCTGATACTACTACACCTGTAACTACACCTGATACTACTACCACACCTGAGACTACACCTGTTACTACACCTGTAACTACACCTGTTACTACTACACCTGTAACTACACCTGATACTACTACTACACCTGAGACTACACCTGTAACAACACCTGTAACTACAACTGATACTATTACTACAACTAATACTACACCTGCAACTACACCTGATACTACTACTACACCTGAGACTACACCTGTAACTACACCTGATACTACACCTGATACTACTACTACACCTGAGACTATACCTGTAACTACTACACCTGTAACTACACCTGAGTCTACACCTGTGACTACACCTGATACTACTACACCTGATACTACTACACCTGATACTACACCGACGCTGCCCACCACCATCTCCATGGTAACAACTACATTGAACAACAGGATCAACAAAGACGTGACACTCAAGCAGAGAGGAGATGTGCaca tcccTCGACATCCCGACCTCAACCAGGTGTGGGAGTTTGATATCGAGCTCGGAAACACCTCTGACGACGCCAGAGACGATCCTG atgctGGTGTGCTCCACTGTACCTTCGACCACGGACTCTGTGATTGGTtgtcagacagagagggagatcTTCACTGGGAAACGTCTCATAACCCTGcag GTGGACAATACCTGTCGGTCCCAGAGCTGAAGGCAGGACAGAGGAGCATCCGCGGCGCCCGATTGACTGTCCAAATAGTCCCACCCTGGAGCCATGGCGAcctgtgtttctccttctcccatTGGCTAACAGGGCATCATGTGGGCGTGCTGCAGCTGTACATCAGGAAGAGAGGACGAGGTCACAG ATATAGCCCCGCCCTGTGGAGCAGGACAGGTGGGCACGGCTGGAGACACACCCAGGTTACCTTGACAACGCATCGTCTGGATAGG gtGTTGTTAAAGGCGGAGCGACGACTCGGACAGCGAGGACAAATCGCTGTCGATGATGTCACTCTGAGGCAGGGGGCGTGTCGATGA